The DNA region AACACGAGCTGATTGTTTCAGGACAAGTGTGTGCAAATTCCTTTgctcaatattctgctaataatttcgcaattgcggtgtttccgttaaataagaCATTAAATTCAAAATCACATAATAAGGTTAACTCgataagttatttaaaaagtcatGGCAGGGATGTAAACAGCTACATTATTACATTCTTGATTCAGTCATGGGTataatcatccatccatcaaagGAGACATAGGCGTTGGAGAAAAAGCCctagtcggccattttacaaaacagctgTAGATTCAAAATATTCCACACGCAACTTTTTATGAACCGTGCAGTGAAAGTTCTGGCAGAAGCAGCTGAACATTGTccgaaaacaaaaacaaaccatcagcctccaaccacttcctgtcgtcatcttggttttcgccagtagtaacatccgggtgttgatcacgtgactcgtgtgttTAGAAAcgtgtttctattgcagttttgcgaaatacaccTATTtcgatatggctgaaaaagcACCTCGTCCTGGTGTGAACACTTTTTATAAAAGAATGcgttttgtgttgttgttttaaacgtgtttccattgaccaaatttattttggtcatttaaaTTTGCGCAAGTTTTATGTTTAGTGGAATGGCGGCTTATTACATTTTCTGGCGAGTCGCCCCATTCTTCCATTTTTAATGGAAGGTGTGCTCAGGTAtgctgaaaaacacataaaatcactgtaattttttttggaaTTTGACAAATTGCAAGatacatatttatattaattaggCTGTAGGCCAATACTTACATATTTGTGAAGTGTTGCCTTCAAGAACCTGTGTTCAGACCTCAACCAGTCTTTTTGCATAGAGTTATCCCCCCCACCTCCCccaaaaaactaactaaaaatcTTAGTTTTTGATTGCCCGGAGGTTTCAGTGTGAGTGTGCTTGACAACTTGATTTTGTCaagtcaagtttcttttaagtcatgatTGAGTTATACAGTGTTTTTAGAACAACTAGAGATTAGATAGTTGCTTGATTGTGTGATTAAATTGTCTTATGCACATAGAAAATATACAGTGCCCCCCCTTAACACGTAGTAATCATATTGCTCTAACTGCGTTCTCACCCTGGTTGGCTGAATCTTGCTGACACGTCCAACAGTGATGGGGCATTATGTGACACATTAGCACCAAGAACATGTGGTGAGCCACCATTTCTGCTACTGTACGTGAAGTTAAAAGCCTCCTGTGTTCAGATAATGAATCCAGCAtgtctcctcctcctgcagccaATTACACTGTTGGGAACTGTGTCGCTGCTGTCCTCACAACTGTCTTCCCTCACTCATTAGCATGCTCTCGCTGAGCTACATGCACATCCTGTTGGCTTGGCTGCCAGGTCAGGTTCCAGCTGATAGGAACTGTCATTTGCATGAAGACGTTTAGTTGAGGTGACACAAGAAGACTTTGTGCCGGCAGTGACGAGCTAGAGTAGTTGCGTGCTCTGTAATAGTTGATTGTTGCATCAGGCGAATAAGTTTGCACACGCGATAAGTCATTATAAAAACATTCCACGCCAaacatcctccaactacttcctgtcgtcttcttctttgtcgCTTGGTCCAGTTGCAACATCCGGTTATTGATCATGTGAGCCGTGTCTCCATTGCAGTTTAGAGAAACAAACCAATTTCTATACGGTCACGAAAACCACTTTATCTTAGCGCcaaaagcttttattgaaaagtttttttcacagttgcgttgtttccattaaacgAATTTATATtccaaatgtcaaattgtgcattTATGTGATCATTGGAAAGGCAGGTATTGTCAGCAATGCAATAATTGTTTCTCCTTGTGAAAAGGGCAGGGAAATATGTATATGGGTTATTGACCATAACTGCAACATTAACATTGTATGTCGATACTGGGTCAAATTTCCATTTTGGTGCATCCCTAACAGGCTGTTAGCAGCTAAATGGTTGAGCTATCTGTTTgagtttttaggttaaaaaaaaaaaataataataacacaacaACAACCCTGCATTGTTCAGTTCAATGTTCTCACTGAAGTGAACACTGCtgatatttattcaaattattgGTGGATTTGTTTCTGCTAGCTTGTTAGCTTAGCATAAAGACTGAAAACAGTATAAACGAGTAAAACTAGCTCTGTTTAGCTGCTGTCAGACACAGTCTAGTCATGTGTGTATAAGTGTGTGCATAATTGTCaagggggtgtgtgtgtctgtgtaagTGTATCTTGCTGATTCACCTCTGTATTAAGATCATGTGGAGGAAGTTAGTAACTTGGACAAAGACTCATTTATGcattgtgtgtgttggtgtgtgtgtgcatgtgtgtgtgtgtgtgtgtgtaacattCAACAGTGGTGCATGCATCGTTCTATAAGTAGGtctgatgggtttttttcactgtttgtgtTCATGGTAAGTCAGTGGTGTGAAACACAGTAGAAGCAGTTCCTGTTCTAGAGAACAGGAACACTTAAACATAGCTTCACCAAAGCCGAAAGGGGCAGTAATTCAAAAGTGATATTCATGAACAGAGCAAAAAAATAGAGACAAAATCCCATTATCTCTAGATAAGACAACAGAGCTACTTCCTTGGCTCTGAGAGTATTAGCTGTGTACGAAATGCTGGCCTTAAGAAGTTTCTAGTAAACTGTTTGACAGCTCAGAAATTCATGTTGTGAATTTGGTTCTGAATTAACAACAACAAGGAAAAGGAAATGGGAAGTAGAAATGAGCCTTTGACCTCATTTCACGCCCTGAAGTGGGTAGTAGAGCTGGACCAGTTCTACAAAAAATATCCGTCACGTCTGATTGAGGCTCAACACAGAGGCTTAAGAAAAAGATATCAAAATACGTATTCTGCTTATGTTGCATTGCTTTGGCAACAAGGGTATCTAGGAGCCAAAGCTCCATCGTGCTGCATTCAGGAGTTTTTCTACATTATGCAGCATCACAAAGACTTATTTTAGACTTCAGAAAGATATCTCCCTGACAGGACAAGACAGAAGTTATATCTGTGTCTTTGACATTTCTGGTACATCAGTAAAGTATGAAGACAGTTTCTCTTGTTTGTCTAGTTAGAAAAGTCGATGAGAGGAAACACAACATGGAAAGTTGAACCACTTCACCAAAATTCTCCAGGACTCTGGTTCAGGGTAGATTTTCTTAACTCCTCCCCTCTACGATCACAACAGACATTTGTTGTGATGAGATTTGATGCGAAATGAAAAAATGTCCCCTCTGCTACCCCTCTGTTTTGGGGCTACAGACCaagtttgtttctaaataaacaacCTGCAATGGCCTTGCTTTCGTTGGTGACATTGAAAAGCCAGAGATGATCTATATACTGCATTTATTACACACCCTGATGGAAACTGCAAGGATGTTCAACGTAGGGAAGTGAGATGCTGAAGACTCTAGACGTTGTAGAACCGTTAAGATTGATGCGTATCTTCAGTTTCCCATTGAGCACTGGGATCACACCAGTAGAATGGCAGACTGGGATGGGGATCCCAGTGTTAAGAAGGTGGAGTAGAGACTGCAGTGAGAACTCCTAACTTTTCAGGTGCTGGGGTTGAATAGGTCTTCTTGATGCTATCGTCCAGCCCAGTGATCTTTGCCGCACGTCTTTCTCTTCTCTCACAGCCTACTTTCTTCTTTGACCAATCTCCAATAAAAGCCACTGGGGCCAATAAAGCCTTCAAAAATAAGAACTGGTAACTTTAAAAGACCTTTCAACCTAAACTTTTACAACTTGGCCAGGTTGACGAGCCATCAATGCACGGGGATAACATGTAAACTCAATGCAGAAAGACCTTCGAGTGTAATTCAAACACAGGACTTTCTTGCCTCGACCCAACAGTACTGCCAACTGCATCCACCATGCAGCCATAATGCAGATACTTCTGGAGAAAAACTGTACATTCAAGAGGAGGGGAGAGTTAAACATACATAAACTGATTCTTTGACAGACCTGTATGAGcttttactttataaaaactTGACCTTTCAAATTTGGAAGGTAAAGACTCACAGGAAGCAACTGTGTGCTGGATGTCAATGTAGGAACAAACCCAAGTGTCCAAATTTTATACCAATGTACAAAGCCATaggagaagaggaaaaagaaaggctaaaatctaaaaaaaaaaaaaaaaaaaggctaatagATTTTGATTACATTGATATCAGACATTGGTTTGGTAGAGCATCTGCATCAACAGAGCCTGATTTTTGTCAGCCCTGTCTCTCCCTGACAGGACAAGAACGCTATGGGAACATGACCCGTGTGTACTACAGAGAAGCATTGGGGGCCCTTGTTGTCTTCGACATGACCAGGTTGGCCACGTTTCAGGCCGTCCTGAAGTGGAAACGAGACCTGGACTCGAAAGTAAGTTTTACAAACCACCTAAGGAAAAAGCTGAAGGAAAGAGCTGCTGAAGCTGAccaaataactttaaattgcaaaaatctGTTTACTATTCACTTCAATTCAgtttgtcaagaaaaaaaacttcacagaaagtcaaacatttttatagttaTAGGTGAGCTTaaatgatgatttttaaaactacCGCATGTCTTTATGATGTTAAGAAACATTTGAGAACTAGTCTGCCTTAAACCTGtagtatgtttttctttccacttggGGGCAGcagaaacaacttttcttttctttttttttttaacgctgCTGACCTTTTAAAGCCCGGCCAATAGCAGGACCACATCCATGGTCCTTGTGGACTCTTAATTTTACTGACTGATAGCCTTTAAAGATCCAGGGCTcggtttggttcatttttaaaaaaatcattttcacttCATGTCTCCCCCGTTCTGATAGGTCACTCTGAGCAATGGGAAGCCCGTTCCAGCCGTTCTGCTAGCCAACAAGTGTGACCAACGTCAACTCGGTCTGTGTCCCAAACTTCCAAAGCTGGAGAAGTTCTCCCAAGACCACGGCTTTGTTGGCTGGTTCGAAACATCTGCTAAGGTGGACTGTAATTTTCGTACTGACATAATATTTGCACTACTTCATGTCTCTGAGGAGGAACTGTAAATTAACCGCAATCTTTGCTCACATTAACATCACTTCATTTCATAGCCAACCACTTTTAGGCAGTAgcttccaaaacattttcttgcttCAGCTGCCTCTGCATGACTGAAGTGTTGTCttaatgctgaaaacattttccaattttcttATGCACAAGAAGCTCatagtaaaaaatatatgtatattattcAAAATCAGCAATCTTTTCTGGGCTAGAAAACATAACATAGCAGCACGTTGGTGTGAGTGAAATGCATCATTTGAAATTCACACTGCTGGATGTTAAAGAGGTTGTAAtcagattttcaaaaacagaacagtAGACACTAAATAGGGAAATCAGGCAAACTACATTTCAACTAAAACTAGGTGGTTTTTGACCACAAAGCAGAACTAAAAGTCTCAAAAACAACTCAGCACTGAGTTGCCTCACCTTTGGTGATGATTTGGTGGCACCTTTCTGTCGCTAACAGGTTTACAGCTTCCCAGTCCATTTAGATAAGTAACCAAGGAGCCGAGCGATTCTTAAATGAGTTGAGTGGGTggccttatttttttaaactgagccaaaattctgcagcacatctacatgctAATGTTGTCAAAGTCatgctagcataactgacctacttctctctcccttgctatttttttttttattaaaagtttttactGACTGATGAAATGTGATAAACTTGTTTTCAAGTAGtgatagtgttgacaattaataGCAAATCTCTGCTCACTTTTTTATACATAAGCATACATTTGAGATTTAGCTCGTTATGTCaacaacttgacagctaaaaccaaatGGTACTCATCGTCTGCGAGCAACTTCTTTGCTGGATCTTGCGCGCTTGACGTCACGTTTCAGCGTGTCTACAGCTaacaatttaataaagaaaatcatccTTTCCTTCTTAGAATTTTTAAATttgccaaaaacacaaaagccaaAATATACAGTAAGGGTACAAATACTTATTCTTAGCTCTGTATGCCTCCTCTGTTATTATCGCCATCCTTTTCTTGAACCTTTAACCTCTGTCTCCAGGATGACACCAACATCGACAGTGCCATCACGTGTTTGGTTAAAGCAATCACGTCTGCGGAGGAGGAGAAAGTGTCGCGTGACGCCGCTCCAAGCGAGTCCGACGGCGGAGTCATCGTTCTGCCTCGTTTCGACCACAGCGCCAAGGAGAAGGGACTCAACGACTGCGCCGGGTGCACCTCCACCAAACCCAGACCCGGAGCCAGCGACTGATGCAGATCCACTAATATCATGGAGCGATGACTTCAAATCTTCCCCTTTCTAACATTTAGAAGTTTCCCTAACTCTCTGACGGTTTTTTGGAAAACTCTATTGGagatgttttctgacatttttgcttttcctccaagtctctctctctctctcttttttttttaacaaactgggtattgtatgttttttttaagaccaATTTAAGACTGACTTCATAACTTCAAAAGCATTTTCATGTGGCTGCTGTGTTGGGAAAGAGTTTTGAGACAAAATGAGGCACGAGGGCAGCATTCTTCTCAGAAAGATGATTGTTAAAAGCACATCAGCAGTTGTGAGACTTTTCTCTCTCCTGCCTTAAAGTCTTTTCTTACAAAGCGTTTTTTAATTGTCCTAAATGTTTGTCTCTGAAAGCTAATTTCTCTGTGTATTTTggagtgatttatttatattttacatcaaTTAATTATTAGACAAAACTCTGTCATGTTTTACTCTGTTCTGTCTGCGTAAAAGCacaaactttctgttttaatgatGCCTGTTGCTTTTGTCCTGGAacagaaaatcttttctttctttttttatgattcATAAATTAACTACCACCCAGAGCACACGTCTTCGGAAGCAATGAGACCTAAATACATGGCGATGCTAGGAGGAAACCCTTCACAATGGCTCTTAATTTGGCCGAAtcagcaactttttaaaaatacagacataGCAAATGCAGATTTGAGCAGTTTTGGAATAAACGTTGCATTAAACTTCCACAAAAGAATCATACAagtatcattaaaaaaaagtatcaatCCTCTTTTAGtaaattcctttaaaaatgacCACAAATTCCCCACAGTAGATATTCAAGTTGCCTTTTCACAAAAGCTTACATAACATTTGCAACtctaaataagttttattttgttggactGAGGGCAAAAACAGCTATTTGGCTTCTAAAGGTTGCAGACTCTTGGCTCAAAGCGTATCCGTGTGATAAAACGAACCAATTCCTAAATCTAACATTAGAATCCGTTCCAATCCTTGAATGTTGCTCTTTAAATATTCTCTCTATCCGGTCTGACTGAGGtaatttgcaaagaagaatctaaataatttcagtttctaAATGTAGAAAgctggtaaagaaaaaaaaccctgaaagctCTCTGGCTGTAATAGCTCTATTTCCTGATCGTCCTCCAGGTTCTTTTAGAATTTGACAATCTAGGATTTGCCGGATCAGTCTTAGGTTCTCCATTTTCCGTCGTTATCAGTCACCGTCTCTCCAGGTGACGCTCTGCAAACGGGACACGTCGCTCTTTGTTCAGGTGTGGATGTTTGGCCTTCTCTGTGAAGACGACTTGTATCCTGGTATTGTAGGACTTGTATCATTAGGACTTGTATCCTAATGAAAGGCCCCCCTTTCCGGCTCTTTTTCGCCACTTTTCACAAGGTTAAATGTCATCGTCTGGGAAACCTCtcctttaaatgtcattttccaCCTCAGATGTTTCTCCGTATTTTCCGTGAGCTCCAGCTTTTCGTTTCCTACATCCTGCTGCATGTGTCAGCAGCTGGGAGCTTCGGAGTCAGTCCTCTAATGGGTGAGTGTTAAAAGCAGCAGCGCCTGAGGTCTTTCTTTCTTAATGgttctgtttccttttgtttctctaCCTAAGCGCTGAAAGGCGGTATAATTTCTTTAATCAGTGTAAAAGAATAATACTTCCTTTGTGGAGCGTGTTCTTTTGTGTCATGTATCAGATGCCATCTATGTTGTACAGAGTCATAAGCCTGTAAATGTCTTCCTTAAATGAAATcaactttttctctctttttttgccagATTTGTTGACTCGTTGAAGGTTAGATACAAAAGACAGTTCATTCACGTGACTGAATGGGATTTCTAAATTGATATGTAGTTGGAAACTTAAAAGATAAGGAGCTCTTTAACTGttagaagaaaaacaccaaCAGGAGACATAGCAAACCGGACTTAAAAGTGCTTTATGTCGACAATTTCAAGCgtacaaaatgtt from Xiphophorus maculatus strain JP 163 A chromosome 14, X_maculatus-5.0-male, whole genome shotgun sequence includes:
- the LOC102228070 gene encoding ras-related protein Rab-38-like; amino-acid sequence: MQQERLLKVLVIGDLGVGKTSIIKRYVHQVYSQHYRATIGVDFALKVLNWDHKTVVRLQLWDIAGQERYGNMTRVYYREALGALVVFDMTRLATFQAVLKWKRDLDSKVTLSNGKPVPAVLLANKCDQRQLGLCPKLPKLEKFSQDHGFVGWFETSAKDDTNIDSAITCLVKAITSAEEEKVSRDAAPSESDGGVIVLPRFDHSAKEKGLNDCAGCTSTKPRPGASD